A region of Thermococcus piezophilus DNA encodes the following proteins:
- a CDS encoding HypC/HybG/HupF family hydrogenase formation chaperone yields MCLAVPAKVLEINGNVAIVDFGGVKREARLDLLPDVEVGDYVIVHTGFAIEKLDEERAKEILEAWDEVFRITRGGGLPRRD; encoded by the coding sequence ATGTGTCTGGCGGTTCCAGCTAAGGTTCTCGAAATCAACGGAAACGTTGCGATTGTTGATTTCGGAGGCGTAAAGAGGGAAGCGCGCCTTGACCTGCTTCCTGATGTCGAGGTTGGCGATTACGTGATTGTGCACACGGGCTTCGCAATAGAAAAGCTGGACGAGGAGCGCGCTAAGGAGATACTCGAAGCATGGGACGAAGTCTTTAGAATAACCCGGGGCGGAGGACTCCCGCGGAGGGATTGA
- the hypF gene encoding carbamoyltransferase HypF — MKAYRIHVQGIVQAVGFRPFVYRIAHEHDLKGYVKNLGDAGVEIVVEGHEKNINSFLRDLREKLPPLARIERIKKREVPVQGFDRFYIEKSSPGGSEGDSIIPPDVSICDDCVRELFDPTNKRYMYPFIVCTNCGPRFTIIEDLPYDRENTTMKEFPMCDFCESEYKDPLNRRYHAEPVCCPVCGPSYRLYTNDGEEIIGDPLKKAAELIDKGYIVAIKGIGGIHLACDATREDVVEELRKRTLRPQKPFAIMAKDIETIKEFAFIGPEELEELTSYRKPIVTLRKKEPFPLPEILAPGLHTIGVMLPYAGTHYILFHYSKTPVYVMTSANYPGMPMVKDNEKAFEELKAMADYLLLHNRKILNRADDSVVRFVDGKRAIIRRSRGFVPLSIGIPFGYRGLAMGAELMNAFGFSKNGKIYPSQYIGNTSKVEVLEFMRQAIEHFKKILRIKKLDLIVADLHPSYNTTKLAMEMANELGVEFLQVQHHYAHIASVMAEHNLDEIVGIAVDGVGYGTDGHTWGGEVIYLSYEDVERLAHIDYYPLPGGDLASYYPLRALMGILSNVYGIDELEEIIEKCCPKAVESLPYRRVEFNVILTQLAKEVNTTYASSTGRVLDAFSVLLNVAYRRHYEGEPAMKLESFAMRGKNDLGFTVPAEGELIKVEEMFRQALEVNAAPADVAYSVHLALARSFGEIAVEKAKEFGVKNVGISGGVAFNELIVKTVRKIVEANGLKFYSTYEVPRGDNGINVGQAFLGGLYLEGYLSGEDLML; from the coding sequence ATGAAAGCTTACCGGATTCACGTTCAGGGTATCGTTCAGGCCGTTGGTTTCAGGCCATTCGTCTACAGGATCGCTCACGAGCATGATTTGAAGGGCTATGTCAAGAACCTCGGAGATGCAGGAGTGGAAATAGTAGTTGAAGGCCACGAAAAGAATATCAACTCTTTTCTGCGCGATTTAAGGGAGAAACTCCCCCCTCTCGCCAGAATTGAAAGGATCAAGAAAAGAGAGGTTCCAGTTCAAGGTTTTGACCGATTCTATATTGAAAAGAGCTCCCCTGGAGGCTCTGAAGGAGACTCAATAATTCCCCCCGATGTGAGCATCTGCGACGACTGCGTCAGAGAGCTCTTTGACCCCACAAACAAGCGCTACATGTATCCCTTCATCGTCTGCACTAACTGCGGGCCGAGGTTCACGATAATTGAGGATCTGCCCTACGACCGCGAGAACACAACCATGAAGGAATTCCCGATGTGTGACTTCTGCGAGAGTGAGTACAAAGACCCCCTCAACCGGCGCTATCACGCCGAACCGGTATGCTGCCCCGTCTGCGGGCCAAGTTACAGGCTCTATACAAACGACGGCGAAGAGATAATCGGCGACCCCCTGAAGAAAGCCGCCGAGCTGATAGACAAGGGTTACATCGTGGCTATCAAGGGAATCGGCGGAATTCACCTCGCCTGCGACGCCACTAGAGAAGACGTCGTAGAGGAGCTCAGGAAAAGGACCCTCCGCCCCCAGAAGCCTTTCGCGATAATGGCAAAGGACATCGAGACGATAAAGGAGTTCGCCTTTATCGGTCCAGAAGAGCTGGAGGAACTCACGAGCTACCGCAAGCCCATCGTGACGCTCCGCAAGAAGGAACCCTTCCCACTCCCGGAGATACTCGCACCTGGGCTCCACACCATCGGAGTCATGCTCCCCTACGCGGGGACGCATTATATACTCTTCCACTACTCAAAAACCCCCGTTTATGTCATGACCTCCGCCAACTACCCCGGAATGCCAATGGTCAAGGACAATGAAAAGGCCTTCGAGGAACTGAAAGCGATGGCCGATTACCTCCTGCTCCACAACAGGAAGATACTTAACAGAGCCGACGACAGCGTAGTCCGCTTTGTGGACGGCAAGAGAGCCATTATCAGGCGCTCCCGCGGCTTTGTTCCGCTCTCGATAGGGATACCCTTCGGGTACAGAGGATTAGCCATGGGAGCAGAGCTCATGAACGCCTTCGGCTTTTCCAAGAACGGAAAAATCTACCCAAGCCAGTACATAGGCAACACCTCAAAGGTTGAAGTCTTGGAGTTCATGCGGCAAGCCATAGAGCACTTCAAGAAGATACTCCGCATCAAAAAGCTGGATTTGATCGTGGCGGACCTTCACCCCTCATACAACACCACTAAGCTCGCGATGGAGATGGCCAACGAGCTTGGCGTCGAGTTCCTGCAGGTTCAGCACCACTACGCGCATATAGCCTCAGTGATGGCCGAGCACAACCTCGACGAGATAGTGGGCATAGCGGTCGACGGCGTCGGCTACGGAACTGACGGCCACACCTGGGGTGGTGAGGTGATATATCTCAGCTACGAGGATGTCGAGCGCTTGGCCCACATTGACTACTATCCACTTCCCGGTGGGGATCTAGCCAGTTACTACCCACTCAGGGCGTTAATGGGAATCCTCAGTAATGTTTACGGCATAGATGAGCTTGAGGAAATTATCGAGAAGTGCTGCCCGAAGGCGGTAGAGAGCCTCCCCTACAGAAGGGTCGAGTTCAACGTCATCCTCACCCAGCTGGCAAAGGAAGTGAACACTACCTACGCCTCCTCAACCGGAAGGGTGCTCGATGCCTTCTCCGTCCTGCTTAACGTGGCCTACAGGAGGCACTACGAGGGTGAACCGGCTATGAAGCTTGAGAGCTTCGCCATGCGCGGCAAGAACGACCTCGGCTTTACTGTTCCGGCGGAGGGTGAACTGATAAAGGTCGAGGAGATGTTCAGGCAGGCCCTAGAAGTGAACGCCGCACCCGCTGATGTCGCCTATTCGGTTCACCTCGCCCTCGCGAGGTCTTTCGGCGAGATAGCTGTGGAAAAAGCTAAAGAGTTCGGGGTCAAGAACGTTGGAATCAGCGGTGGCGTTGCATTCAACGAACTCATCGTAAAGACAGTAAGGAAGATCGTTGAGGCCAACGGTCTGAAGTTCTACTCAACCTACGAAGTTCCAAGGGGAGACAACGGAATAAACGTTGGCCAAGCCTTCCTCGGGGGATTGTACCTTGAGGGATACCTGAGTGGGGAGGACCTCATGCTGTGA
- the fdhF gene encoding formate dehydrogenase subunit alpha → MAEKLVPVVCPWCSVGCRFYIVNVNGYPKKIEFDYENDIRNHGKLCPKGVAAFQYLRHPDRLKRPLKRVGERGEGKFVEISWDEAIKEIAQKLSEIKEKYGPEALAFLGSERCSIEENYVLQKLARALGTNNLDYVCRMCQSTAVAGKGMLLGHPGLTNPFEDIFKAKVIVLWGYNPAATNPVFFGQYIEKAILDNNATLIVVDPRKTKTAKYADIHLQPYPGTDLAVALAMLNVIITEELYDKDFVAERAEGLEELSKTVEKYTPEWAEKVSGVPAELIRKAAITFATAGTAALLTNEGVNQHANGTRTVMALTEMMVLCGYFGKEGVMSGAIPGAHNGMGAGLMGVEPDALPGKFPLHAEEHRRRIEEVWGFKIPEKPGITYVEMVDALLKGKLKALYVMGTNPAKSLPNLKKVEEAFKNIEFLVVQDIFLTETARYADMVLPAAAWFEKDATAVSFERRVQRSFKAADAPGEAKPDWEIIVMLAKELGLGEYFNYSDVDDILREINRTIPFLTGATPERLKKNLKGCMTPCPDESTETPRLFVQGFLTPNGKAQLIPVEYEEPGEVPDEEYPFWLTNYRFVGQFHTGTMSHRSKSLSKRWPEEYVEINENDAKRLGIKDGNLVKVETRRAALVLKAKVTPHIREGVVAVPWHWDFNYLTTDVLDEYAKMPELKTAACRISKVEG, encoded by the coding sequence ATGGCAGAGAAGTTGGTGCCAGTAGTCTGCCCGTGGTGTTCCGTTGGTTGTAGGTTCTACATAGTAAATGTGAATGGATACCCCAAGAAGATCGAGTTCGACTATGAGAATGACATCAGGAACCACGGCAAGCTCTGTCCAAAAGGTGTCGCTGCCTTCCAGTACCTCAGACATCCGGACAGACTCAAGAGACCTCTCAAGAGAGTCGGCGAGAGAGGCGAGGGCAAGTTCGTGGAGATAAGCTGGGATGAAGCAATTAAGGAGATCGCACAAAAACTAAGTGAAATCAAGGAAAAGTACGGTCCTGAGGCTCTTGCCTTCCTTGGGAGTGAGAGGTGCTCCATAGAGGAGAACTATGTTCTCCAGAAGCTGGCTAGAGCTTTAGGCACCAACAACCTTGACTACGTTTGTAGAATGTGTCAGTCAACGGCCGTTGCTGGCAAAGGAATGCTTCTTGGGCATCCTGGTCTTACGAATCCATTCGAGGACATCTTTAAGGCTAAAGTTATCGTTCTTTGGGGATACAATCCAGCCGCAACTAATCCGGTTTTCTTCGGCCAGTACATTGAGAAGGCAATTCTCGACAACAATGCCACTCTCATTGTCGTTGACCCGAGGAAAACGAAGACCGCCAAGTACGCGGACATACATCTACAACCCTATCCCGGAACTGACCTTGCCGTTGCACTGGCTATGCTCAACGTCATAATCACCGAGGAGCTCTACGATAAGGACTTCGTGGCGGAGCGCGCGGAGGGCCTTGAGGAGCTCTCCAAGACCGTCGAAAAGTACACTCCAGAATGGGCTGAGAAGGTCAGCGGCGTTCCTGCTGAGCTCATAAGGAAGGCCGCAATCACCTTTGCAACGGCCGGAACCGCGGCCCTGCTAACGAACGAGGGAGTGAACCAGCACGCCAACGGAACAAGGACAGTTATGGCCCTCACCGAGATGATGGTTCTATGTGGCTACTTCGGAAAGGAGGGCGTCATGTCTGGAGCCATACCCGGTGCTCACAACGGTATGGGTGCTGGACTCATGGGTGTAGAACCGGATGCACTGCCAGGAAAGTTCCCACTTCACGCCGAAGAGCACAGGAGGAGAATTGAGGAAGTGTGGGGCTTCAAGATTCCGGAGAAGCCTGGAATAACTTACGTTGAAATGGTTGATGCGCTCCTTAAGGGCAAGCTCAAGGCCCTCTACGTTATGGGAACCAATCCTGCAAAATCCCTTCCAAACCTTAAGAAGGTTGAGGAGGCCTTTAAGAACATTGAGTTCCTCGTTGTCCAGGACATCTTCCTCACTGAAACCGCGAGATACGCTGACATGGTCCTTCCAGCGGCCGCATGGTTTGAGAAGGATGCAACTGCTGTAAGCTTCGAGAGGAGGGTTCAGAGGAGCTTTAAGGCTGCTGATGCGCCAGGGGAGGCCAAGCCGGACTGGGAGATTATCGTAATGCTCGCGAAGGAGCTTGGACTTGGGGAGTACTTCAACTACTCCGATGTGGACGATATACTGAGGGAGATAAACAGAACTATTCCATTCCTCACCGGCGCCACACCAGAGAGACTCAAAAAGAATCTTAAAGGCTGTATGACACCGTGTCCAGACGAGAGCACCGAAACACCGAGACTCTTTGTCCAAGGCTTCCTGACGCCGAACGGAAAGGCCCAACTCATCCCTGTGGAGTATGAAGAGCCCGGAGAGGTTCCAGATGAGGAATATCCATTCTGGCTCACCAACTACAGGTTCGTTGGTCAGTTCCACACCGGAACTATGAGCCACAGGAGCAAGAGCCTGAGCAAGAGGTGGCCGGAGGAGTATGTAGAGATTAACGAAAACGATGCCAAAAGGCTTGGCATAAAGGACGGCAACCTCGTGAAGGTTGAAACAAGGAGAGCAGCGCTGGTTCTCAAGGCCAAGGTTACACCGCACATCAGGGAGGGCGTCGTTGCCGTGCCGTGGCACTGGGACTTCAACTATCTGACCACCGATGTCCTTGACGAATACGCCAAGATGCCCGAGTTGAAGACGGCCGCATGTAGAATCTCCAAGGTTGAGGGGTGA
- the hypD gene encoding hydrogenase formation protein HypD, with amino-acid sequence MLEKFRDKELAQKIVREIHEEAKGLEEVRFMHVCGTHEDTVTRSGIRSLLPENVKIVSGPGCPVCITPVEDIVKMQEIMRRAYEEGDKIILTTFGDMYKIPTPRGSFADLKSEGYDVRVVYSIFDAYKLAKENPDRTVVHFSPGFETTTAPAAGMLNAVVEEGIENFKIYSVHRLTPPAVEALVKQGTRFHGLIDPGHVSTIIGVKGWEYITTEYGVPQVVAGFEPVDMLLAILLLIMMVKEGRVEIINEYTRAVKYEGNVTAQALTEKFFEVTDAKWRALGVIPKSGLELKKEWKELEIRTYYNPEVPKLPDLEKGCLCGAILRGLALPPQCPHFGKTCTPRHPVGPCMVSYEGTCSIFYKYGALF; translated from the coding sequence ATGCTCGAAAAGTTCAGAGACAAGGAACTAGCTCAGAAGATAGTCAGGGAAATCCACGAAGAGGCAAAGGGCCTCGAAGAAGTTCGTTTCATGCACGTCTGCGGAACCCATGAGGACACGGTAACGAGGAGCGGAATCCGATCACTGCTTCCAGAGAATGTCAAAATCGTCAGCGGCCCTGGCTGTCCCGTCTGCATAACGCCCGTCGAGGACATAGTCAAGATGCAGGAGATAATGCGCCGGGCCTATGAGGAAGGTGACAAGATAATCCTCACTACCTTCGGCGACATGTACAAGATACCAACACCAAGAGGAAGCTTCGCCGACCTGAAGAGCGAAGGCTACGACGTCAGGGTGGTATATTCAATCTTTGACGCCTACAAGCTCGCCAAGGAAAACCCCGACAGAACAGTAGTTCACTTCAGCCCTGGCTTTGAAACCACCACTGCCCCAGCCGCTGGAATGCTCAACGCGGTCGTTGAAGAAGGAATTGAAAACTTCAAAATCTACTCCGTTCACCGCTTAACGCCCCCAGCAGTTGAGGCTCTGGTGAAACAGGGCACGAGGTTCCACGGATTAATAGACCCCGGCCACGTCTCCACAATAATAGGAGTGAAAGGCTGGGAATACATAACCACTGAGTACGGCGTTCCCCAGGTTGTTGCCGGCTTCGAACCGGTTGACATGCTCCTCGCGATCCTGCTCCTGATAATGATGGTCAAAGAAGGCAGAGTTGAGATAATCAACGAGTACACGAGGGCTGTCAAGTATGAGGGCAACGTCACCGCTCAGGCTCTCACCGAGAAATTCTTTGAGGTAACGGACGCAAAATGGCGCGCCCTGGGGGTTATTCCCAAGAGCGGACTTGAGCTGAAGAAAGAGTGGAAGGAGCTGGAGATAAGAACCTACTATAACCCAGAGGTTCCCAAGCTACCAGACTTAGAGAAGGGTTGTCTCTGCGGGGCAATACTGCGCGGCTTGGCACTTCCACCGCAGTGCCCGCACTTTGGGAAGACGTGCACTCCGAGACATCCAGTTGGCCCATGCATGGTGTCCTACGAGGGAACCTGCAGCATCTTCTACAAGTACGGGGCGTTATTCTGA
- a CDS encoding 4Fe-4S dicluster domain-containing protein — MSKKIFIDFKRCIACKACEVACEMEHGEARIRVFEFPDLTSVAFNCRHCEKAPCVEVCPTNALSKDDDGAVVLDPLKCIGCLMCGLACPFGIPKIDEYNKIMDKCDLCAHRRAEGKLPACVSACPTEALKYGDINDVLWAREGKIVAEFKDIGDRTNVLEAYLIR; from the coding sequence ATGAGCAAGAAGATATTTATCGATTTTAAGCGCTGTATCGCTTGTAAGGCCTGTGAAGTGGCCTGTGAGATGGAGCACGGGGAGGCAAGGATTAGGGTTTTTGAGTTCCCCGACTTGACCAGCGTCGCCTTCAACTGCCGCCACTGTGAAAAGGCCCCATGCGTTGAGGTCTGCCCAACCAACGCGCTCTCCAAGGACGATGATGGCGCAGTCGTTCTCGATCCCCTCAAGTGTATCGGCTGTCTCATGTGCGGTCTGGCCTGTCCATTCGGCATTCCAAAGATAGACGAGTACAACAAGATAATGGACAAGTGTGACCTCTGCGCCCACCGCAGAGCAGAGGGTAAGCTTCCCGCATGTGTCTCAGCGTGTCCAACTGAGGCCCTCAAGTACGGCGACATAAACGATGTCCTCTGGGCCAGAGAAGGAAAGATAGTTGCCGAGTTTAAGGACATTGGTGACAGGACCAACGTCCTCGAGGCCTACCTCATCAGATGA
- a CDS encoding complex I subunit 5 family protein, with translation MMEISIALYSLSAISGLIKDFRRSIKISSVLSAIASLSLLGVTVHALSRGLPVRESFLGIPLIIDSLSLPFLFIIALLSLVVSVYSISYMEVHRTTGRPLAYALLYSTFVISMIFVALTSNLLWFVFFWELMTLTSFVFVSWRQQDAGIKYLITMQVFNTVPLFVALGIIYSATGSFSVDYATLKTSSLSPTQIKLLYAMFLVTFLAKSGSVPFQFWVPDAYQSAPSNIASLMAGAMEKMAIYGLIRLLCNVLPCSEGIGYVLVIVGILTMTFGTIYALRETHAKRLLAYSSVGQMGYIWFAVGMGMVFLAKGMESLAYLAFLAGVFHSFNHALFKGLLFLISGNFEYSAGTADLNELGGLRRAMPYSSLFTAIGALSLAGVPLFSGFLSKWMIYQAGYYSGIGLFVFGSVMAVFMSAVTLAYSLKLYTSAFGGEPNERTENAREVPSGMLLGEGIIALTSLAVGILPAIAYPILTISLNGSDVTVTMGSISTDFEYFSPIALLLAVSFIAVASYFVFRPKTTNVKPWNAGALFLPEERYGAKARDYYKPYFTEMSGIYTLGSAAGKVGRALLSALMSIYLVLARGLVYTGREKKRSFTLDELRQSTVRYLDEAFFAPMMDLLKNIAVLAAGISVSMDELFLASMLTTVIILALLVL, from the coding sequence ATGATGGAAATTTCAATCGCGCTCTACTCACTCTCAGCGATTTCCGGTCTGATAAAGGATTTTAGGCGGAGCATTAAGATTTCAAGCGTCCTCTCAGCCATAGCATCCCTATCCCTTCTGGGCGTAACTGTTCATGCCCTGTCCAGGGGGCTTCCCGTTCGGGAGAGCTTTTTGGGCATTCCCCTAATCATAGACAGCCTCTCCCTCCCGTTCCTGTTCATCATAGCCCTACTCAGCCTCGTGGTTTCAGTGTACTCCATTTCATACATGGAAGTTCACAGAACTACCGGAAGACCGCTGGCATATGCACTCCTATACAGCACGTTTGTGATATCAATGATTTTCGTGGCTCTGACGTCAAACCTGCTATGGTTCGTCTTCTTCTGGGAGCTGATGACTCTAACGTCCTTCGTCTTTGTGAGCTGGAGGCAGCAGGACGCTGGAATTAAATACCTCATCACGATGCAGGTGTTTAACACGGTGCCCCTCTTCGTGGCCCTCGGCATAATCTACTCCGCCACCGGGAGCTTCAGCGTTGATTACGCCACGCTTAAGACATCTTCCCTTTCTCCGACCCAGATCAAGCTGCTCTACGCGATGTTCCTTGTAACATTTCTTGCAAAATCTGGGAGTGTTCCATTCCAGTTCTGGGTGCCCGATGCGTATCAATCTGCCCCCAGCAATATAGCCTCGCTGATGGCCGGTGCGATGGAGAAGATGGCGATTTACGGTCTGATAAGGCTCCTCTGCAACGTCCTACCATGCAGTGAAGGCATTGGTTACGTTCTCGTTATCGTTGGTATACTTACCATGACCTTCGGAACCATCTATGCCCTCAGAGAAACCCACGCGAAGAGGCTCCTCGCTTACTCAAGCGTTGGACAAATGGGCTACATCTGGTTCGCGGTAGGCATGGGCATGGTCTTCTTAGCAAAGGGCATGGAGAGCCTGGCTTACCTGGCCTTCCTCGCCGGAGTCTTCCACTCCTTCAATCACGCACTCTTCAAGGGACTACTCTTTCTCATCTCGGGCAACTTCGAGTACTCCGCCGGAACGGCTGACCTCAACGAGCTTGGTGGCTTGAGGAGGGCAATGCCGTACTCGTCGCTCTTCACCGCCATAGGTGCGCTCTCCCTCGCTGGAGTGCCCCTCTTCAGTGGCTTCCTCTCGAAGTGGATGATTTACCAGGCTGGCTACTACTCTGGAATCGGCCTCTTCGTCTTTGGCTCCGTAATGGCGGTGTTTATGAGTGCCGTAACCTTGGCGTACTCGCTCAAGCTCTACACCTCTGCCTTCGGAGGCGAACCGAACGAGAGAACTGAGAACGCCAGGGAAGTCCCGTCGGGCATGCTCCTCGGTGAGGGAATTATTGCCTTAACTTCACTTGCCGTTGGAATACTTCCGGCTATCGCTTACCCGATATTAACGATTTCATTGAATGGCAGCGACGTCACCGTTACAATGGGTTCTATATCCACTGACTTTGAGTACTTCTCGCCAATAGCCCTGCTCCTTGCGGTTTCATTTATTGCGGTTGCTTCGTACTTCGTCTTCAGGCCAAAGACGACCAACGTCAAACCATGGAACGCTGGAGCGCTTTTCCTGCCGGAAGAGAGGTATGGAGCGAAGGCCAGGGACTATTACAAACCGTATTTCACTGAGATGAGCGGTATCTACACCCTTGGAAGCGCCGCTGGCAAGGTTGGAAGGGCCCTCCTCTCTGCCCTGATGTCCATCTACCTCGTTCTCGCCAGGGGCCTCGTCTACACCGGCAGGGAGAAGAAGCGCTCCTTCACCCTTGACGAGCTTCGACAGAGTACCGTCAGGTACCTGGACGAGGCATTCTTCGCGCCGATGATGGATCTACTCAAAAACATCGCCGTGCTGGCAGCGGGCATCTCGGTGTCCATGGACGAGCTCTTCCTGGCTTCAATGCTGACCACGGTGATAATACTCGCACTCCTTGTGTTGTGA
- a CDS encoding hydrogenase 4 subunit D: protein MNASPFIISFLIPLILGPFLFKLDGRKADVFMLIAVVSSFLVNLVGVLEYLKVGGAHHIVYLETSSLGEVYGVIIDPMSVLVGFIVSLAGVLFLLYAVDYMSERNKQHPVYSDKGRFYAWMVIFVGATLAFIYSSTTLQLLIFFEIMGLACWGVVGYYRSPKAERAAYKALLVPNFGAMIGLYTTVGIGILKLHDLSLYALQNLNDELKLLVFLGIMVAAFTKSAQFPLYSWLPDAMAAPTPASAFLHGAAMVEMGVYLLARVTQFMQPIPETAFYVMLVFVSLTLLIAILYYPLQKDAKRLLAYSTIAEAGVMYVGVLYAVFGSVYGLQAAMFQLANHAFVKGLAFLTAGTFSYAFGTLDMEKIRGLGKLVPVVGASWFLALLGLAGVPPLGLFFSKAYLFMNASSITSWVGWIPLFLVLADATVFLAVSLGWIKRMVFSEPLQESAEVSPLMRFVLVVLIILSIVAPFLSVKLVTQIGFMG from the coding sequence ATGAACGCCTCTCCCTTCATCATATCTTTTTTAATTCCCCTCATCCTTGGTCCCTTTCTGTTTAAGCTGGACGGTAGAAAAGCTGATGTGTTCATGCTCATCGCCGTTGTGTCTTCCTTCCTTGTTAACCTTGTGGGAGTCCTCGAATACCTAAAGGTCGGTGGCGCTCATCACATCGTTTACCTCGAAACTTCCTCCCTCGGTGAGGTGTACGGCGTTATAATCGACCCGATGAGTGTTCTGGTTGGTTTCATAGTTAGCCTCGCCGGCGTGCTGTTCCTTCTCTACGCGGTTGATTATATGAGCGAGAGAAACAAGCAGCACCCCGTCTACTCTGATAAGGGCAGGTTCTATGCGTGGATGGTCATCTTCGTCGGGGCAACGCTGGCATTCATATACTCCTCCACAACGCTTCAGCTGCTCATATTCTTCGAGATAATGGGGCTCGCCTGCTGGGGTGTTGTTGGATACTATAGAAGTCCAAAGGCCGAGAGAGCGGCCTATAAAGCTCTCCTCGTGCCCAACTTTGGTGCCATGATTGGCCTCTACACCACCGTTGGCATTGGCATCCTCAAACTCCACGATCTTAGTCTTTACGCTCTTCAGAACCTGAATGATGAGCTCAAGCTTTTGGTCTTTTTGGGTATAATGGTTGCTGCTTTCACCAAGAGTGCCCAGTTCCCACTCTATTCATGGCTTCCTGATGCAATGGCTGCTCCAACACCTGCTTCCGCTTTTCTCCACGGTGCTGCAATGGTTGAAATGGGAGTTTACCTGCTCGCTAGGGTCACCCAGTTCATGCAACCGATTCCGGAGACAGCTTTCTACGTTATGCTCGTCTTCGTGTCGCTAACTTTACTCATAGCAATCCTCTACTACCCGCTCCAGAAGGACGCCAAGAGACTCCTTGCTTATTCAACCATAGCAGAGGCAGGAGTGATGTACGTTGGCGTGCTCTATGCCGTGTTTGGCTCTGTCTACGGCCTCCAGGCGGCCATGTTCCAGCTGGCTAACCATGCTTTCGTCAAGGGTCTTGCCTTCCTCACCGCGGGAACCTTCAGTTACGCTTTTGGAACGCTCGACATGGAAAAGATTAGGGGCCTCGGAAAGCTCGTTCCGGTCGTTGGTGCAAGCTGGTTCCTGGCCCTTCTCGGCCTGGCTGGAGTTCCCCCGCTCGGCCTGTTCTTCAGCAAGGCGTATCTCTTCATGAACGCGTCTTCAATAACCAGCTGGGTTGGCTGGATTCCGCTCTTCCTAGTGCTGGCCGATGCCACGGTTTTCCTTGCGGTATCTCTCGGATGGATTAAGAGGATGGTGTTCAGCGAGCCCCTCCAGGAGAGTGCAGAAGTTTCCCCGCTGATGCGCTTTGTCCTCGTGGTTTTAATAATCCTGTCCATCGTTGCGCCGTTCCTAAGCGTGAAGCTCGTGACTCAGATAGGGTTCATGGGGTGA
- a CDS encoding TetR/AcrR family transcriptional regulator, with protein sequence MYTRERILKAAEELFAEKGYDKTTVDEIVERAGVAKGTFYNYFKSKEELIKIVALQSLPYSAIREELEREHESLTEFLHSIAKAYIVYYCDPVLRSLFFYTLAVRGKIKDVEEIHRTFCTEAISKGAKKISQLANVDEKTALVVFKAFYGALFSRVVFVEYSCTPDVDYVSELIKLIEKSLKN encoded by the coding sequence ATGTACACCAGAGAGAGGATACTGAAAGCTGCAGAGGAACTCTTTGCCGAGAAGGGCTACGATAAAACTACCGTTGATGAAATCGTTGAGAGGGCAGGGGTTGCTAAGGGCACTTTCTACAACTACTTTAAGAGTAAAGAGGAGCTGATAAAAATCGTCGCTCTCCAGTCCCTGCCGTACTCTGCAATAAGGGAGGAGCTTGAAAGAGAGCACGAGAGCCTTACGGAGTTTCTGCACAGTATTGCAAAGGCGTACATTGTATATTACTGCGATCCGGTCTTGCGATCCCTATTCTTCTACACGCTGGCAGTAAGAGGCAAAATAAAAGATGTCGAGGAAATCCACAGGACATTCTGCACAGAGGCGATTTCCAAGGGTGCCAAGAAAATATCTCAGCTCGCAAACGTGGATGAAAAAACTGCCCTGGTGGTTTTTAAGGCGTTTTATGGTGCCCTCTTTTCGAGAGTGGTTTTTGTTGAATATTCGTGCACCCCGGATGTGGATTACGTTTCAGAACTCATCAAGTTAATAGAGAAAAGTTTGAAAAACTAG